The Burkholderia mayonis DNA window GCGCCGGCGGCGGGTCCGGCGTCGCGTCGTCGCGTCGTCGTCCGCGCGGTTTGCGCCGTCGCCGGCGCGGCGGATCGCGGGCCGCCGCGCTACGCGACGTTTCGCGTCTGGCCGCCCTCCGGCGAGCGCCACTGCGCGAGTAACCGCTCCCACTTTCCGCGCACCGCGTGCAGGTTGTTCTCCTTCACGTGCCCATAGCCGCGGATGCCGTCCGGCAGGCTCGCGAGCTCGATCGCGAGCGGCAGTGTGTCGCGCGTGAGCCGGCCGTCGAGCAACTCGTGCACGAGCGCCTCGTATTCGCCGATCAGTGCGCGCTCGGTGCGCCGTTCGTCGGTGCGGCCGAACACGTCGAGCGCGGTGCCGCGCAAGAACTTCAGCTTCGCGAGCACGCGAAACGCCGGCATCATCCACGGTCCGTATTGCCGCTTGACGAGGCGGCCGCGCGCATCCTTCTTAGCGAAGAGCGGCGGCGCGAGGTGGAACCTGAGCTTCCAGTCGCCTTCGAACTGCTCGGCGAGCTTCGCGGCGAACGCAGGATCGGACTGCAGCCGCGCGACCTCGTATTCGTCCTTGTACGCCATCAGCTTGTAGAGATTGCGCACGACCGCCTCGGTGAGCGGCTCCTGCGCGGTGTCGGCGCCGAGCGTGCGCTCGGCTTCGCGCACTTTGTGGACGGCGGCCGAGAAGCGCGCCGCGTACGCGGCGTTCTGATACGCGCTCAGGTGCTCGACGCGCGTCGCGATCAGCGCGTCGATCGCCTTCTTCGTATGCAGCGAGATCACCGTCGCGCCCGCTTGCACACCGCCCGCCGCCCCGGCGCGCACGCTCGCCGGATCGAAGGCCGCGCGACGGCCCCATTCGAACGCCGCGCGATTCTGCTCGACCTGCACGCCGTTCAGCTCGATCGCGCGCACGAGCGACGCGTGCGTGAGCGGCAGCCAGCCGCGCTGCCACGCGTAGCCGAGCACGAACGGATTCGTGTAGATCGCGTCGCCCAGCAGCGCGACCGCGAAGCGGCTCGCGTCGACGAGATCGACCGCATCGCCCGCCGCCGCGCGGATGTCGAGCTCGGCGCTCGCGCCCGGGAACGACCACTTCGGATTCTTGATGAACTCGGCGGTCGGCGTCTTCGCGCTGTTGACGACGACGCGCGTCACGCCGTGACGCATCCGCGACGTGCATTCGTCGCCCGCCGTGACGATCGCGTCGCAGCCGATCACGAGATCGGCTTCGCCCATCGCGATGCGGGTCGCGTGGATGTCGGCGGGCGCGTACGAGATCTGCACGTGGCTCATCACCGCGCCGCCCTTTTGCGCGAGGCCCGTCACGTCGAGCACCGTCACGCCTTTGCTTTCGAGGTGCGCGGCCATTCCGAGCAGCGCGCCGATCGTCACGACGCCGGTGCCGCCGACGCCTGTGACGAGCACGCCGTACGCGCGGTCGATCGCGGGCAGCGCCGGCTCGGGGATCGGCGGCAGCGCGCGCGCGTCGGCCGACGCGGCCTTCGGCTTGCGCAGCTTGCCGCCTTCGATGGTCACGAAGCTCGGGCAGAAGCCCTTCACGCACGAGAAATCCTTGTTGCAGGTCGACTGGTTGATCTGCCGCTTCGTGCCGAATTCGGTCTCGAGCGGCTCGACCGACAGGCAGTTCGACTGCACCGAGCAGTCGCCGCAGCCTTCGCAGACCGCCTCGTTGATCACGACGCGCTTTGCCGGATCCGGATACGCGCCGCGCTTGCGGCGGCGGCGCTTCTCGGTCGCGCAGGTCTGGTCGTAGATCAGGATCGTCGTGCCTTCGATCTCGCGCAGCGCGCGCTGGACGTCGTCGAACCGATCGCGATGATGGATCGTCACGCCCGGCGCGAGCAGCGACGTGTGGCCGTCGTATTTCTGCGGCTCGTCGGTGACGATCACGATCCTCTTCGCGCCTTCCGACGCGAGCTGGTGCGTGATCTGCGGCACCGTCAGCACCCCGTCGACGGGCTGCCCGCCCGTCATCGCGACCGCGTCGTTGTAGAGAATCTTGTACGTGATGTTCGCCTTCGACGCGATCGCCGCGCGAATCGCGAGGAGGCCCGAGTGGAAGTAGGTGCCGTCGCCGAGGTTCGCGAACACGTGTTTTTCGTCGGTGAACGGCGCCTGGCCGATCCACGGCACGCCTTCGCCGCCCATCTGGCTGAACGTGCTCGTGCTGCGGTCCATCCAGACCGTCATGTAGTGGCAGCCGATGCCCGCGATCGCGCGCGAGCCGTCGGGCACGTTCGTCGACGTGTTGTGCGGGCAGCCGGAGCAGAACCACGGCTTGCGCTCGATCGTCACGTGCGGCTTCGCGAGCGCGGTTTCCTTCGCGTTGATCACCGCGATCCGCGCGGCGATCCGCGCGCGCACGTCGGACGGCAGTTCGAACTTATCGAGCCGCGTCGCGATCGCCTTCGCGATGATCGCGGGCGACAGCTCGTAGTGCGCGGGCAGCAGCCAGTTGCCCATCGGCACCGACCATTCGCCGCCCGCGCCGTCCTTCTCGTCGAATTTGCCGAAGACGCGCGGTCGCTGGCCGTCCGGCCAGTTGTACAACTCTTCCTTGATCGCGTATTCGAGAATCTGGCGCTTTTCCTCGACGACGAGGATCTCGTCGAGCCCGCGCGCGAACGCTTGTGCGCCTTGCGCCTCGAGCGGCCACACGCAGCCGACCTTGTAGAGACGAATGCCGATCCGCGCGCAGGTTTCGTCGTCGAGACCGAGATCGACGAGCGCCTGGCGCACGTCGAGGTACGCCTTGCCGCCCGTGACGATGCCGAAGCGCGCGTTGGGGGAATCGATCTCGATGCGGTCGAGCTTGTTCGCGCGCACGTATGCGAGCGCCGCGTACCACTTGTAGTCGAGCAGGCGCGCTTCCTGCACGAGCGGCGGATCGGGCCAGCGGATGTTCAGGCCGCCGTCGGGCATGATGAAGTCGGACGGCAGCACGATTTCGGTGCGATGCGGATCGATGTCGACGGAAGCCGACGATTCGACGACGTCCGTCACGCACTTCAGCGCGACCCACAGGCCAGAGTAGCGGCTCATCGCCCAGCCGTGCAGACCGAAATCGAGATATTCCTGCACGTTCGACGGGAACAGCACGGGCAGCCCGCATGCCTTGAAGATGTGCTCCGACTGATGCGCGAGCGTCGACGACTTCGCCGCGTGATCGTCGCCCGCGAGCACGAGCACGCCGCCGTGCGGCGCCGAGCCGGCCGAGTTCGCGTGCTTGAACACGTCGCCCGTGCGGTCGACGCCCGGGCCCTTGCCGTACCACATCGCGAACACGCCGTCATGCTTCGCGCCCGGATATAGATTGACTTGCTGGGAACCCCAGACGGCCGTCGCCGCGAGGTCTTCGTTGAGGCCGGGCTGGAACACGATCCGATGCGCGGCGAGGTGCTGTTTCGCCTTCCACAGCGACAGATCGAGCCCGCCGAGCGGCGAGCCCCGGTAGCCGGAAATGAAGCCGGCGGTATTCAGACCTGCGGCGCGATCGCGCTCCTGCTGAAGCATCGGCAGGCGCACGAGCGCCTGGATGCCGCTCATGTACGCGCGGCCGCGTTCGAGCGTGTATTTGTCGTCTAGCGTGACGGATTGCAGCGCGGCTTCGAGCGATGCGCGCTGGCCTGCGTCTAGCGGGGCGTTCATGCGGTGTCTCCTCACCCGGTTCGGGATCGCCAAAACTAACGGCGCGTCGGCGTCTTGTGGACGCGTCAGTCGGCCCGAATATTGGCGGGTTTCGTTCGATGGTAGCACTGGGAAAAACCCGCCGCTGCGCTTCAAAAATCGGTGGCGTGCAACTCGAAAACGTGAGGAATCAATGCGTTACAGGCTGTAAGCGCATGTAAAACGGCGGGCCTCGCGCGGCGAATGCCGTTAGTCTCTGGGGCCCTGTCCGGTTGCGCCGGGCGGCGCCGGCTCGTGCCGGCGGCGCGAATGCGTGCCGGACGGTTGCAATGGAGGTGCAATGAAGACTCGATATATCCAGAATTTCCTGATGGTGTCCGCGGCGTTTTTCGCGATGAGCGGGCCGGCGCGCTCGGAAGGCGCGAGCGTGTTGGCGACGGCGAGCACCCAGATGCTGCAGCTTGCGGCAGCGGGCGGTGCGGAGGCGCCGGCGCTCGCGGGCGCCGCGACCGGCGAGCGCGGCGGCGCGGCGCAAATGTGATCCGCGACGGGCGCGGCGCGAGACGGCGCGCGATCGCCGGCCCGTCGCCCGATGATCGATAACGCAAAAGGGCGGGAATCCCGGGATTCCCGCCCTTTCTGTTTGCGCGGCCGCGCTCGGCGCGCGGCACGTTCGCGGCGGCGCTTCGCGCGGTCTCGCTTACGCCTTGTCCTGCACGACGCCGCGGCGGATCTGATCGAGCTCGATCGATTCGAACAGTGCCTTGAAGTTGCCTTCGCCGAAGCCCTGGTTGCCCTTGCGCTGGATGATCTCGAAGAAGATCGGCCCGATCTGGTTTTCGGTGAAGATCTGCAGCAGCAGGTCGTCGCGCGCGCCGTCGATCAGGATCTTGCGTTTGCGGAGTTCGTCGAGCGGCTCGCCGTGGTTCGGCACGCGGCGATCGACGAGCTCGTAGTACGTGTCGATCGTGTCGAGCAGCGCCACGCTCTTCGCGCGCAGGCCGTCGACCGCCTTGTAAATGTCGGTCGCGCCGAGCGCGATGTGCTGAATGCCTTCGCCGTGATACGCGTCCAGGTATTCCTGAATCTGGCCCGCGGTGTCCGAGCCTTCCTCGTTGATCGGAATCCGGATCTTGCCGCACGGCGACGTCATCGCCTTCGACTTCACGCCCGTCACCTTGCCTTCGATGTCGAAGTAGCGGACCTCGCGGAAGTTGAACAGGCGCTCGTAGAACTCCGCCCATTCCTGCATCCGGCCGCGATGGACGTTGTGGGTCAGGTGATCGATGTAACTGAGGCCGTGGCCGACCGGGTTCGGATCGGCGCCCGGAATCGGCTCGAAATCGACGTCGTAGATGCTGATGTCGCCGATCGCGCCCGGCTTCGCGCCGTTCTTGCCCTTCCAGCGGTCGACGAAATAGATCAGCGAATCGCCGATCCCCTTGATTGCCGGGATGTTCAGCTCCATCGGGCCCGTCTTGTTGTCGAAGCCCCATGCGCCCAGCTCGAGCGCGTGCTTGTATGCCTTCGCGGCGTCCTGCACGCGGAATGCGATTGCGCAGATCGACGGCCCGTGCAGCCGTGCGAAGCGCTGCGCGAACGAGGCCGGCTCGGCATTGATGATGAAGTTGATGTCGCCCTGGCGGTACAGCGTCACGTCCTTGTGGCGGTGACGGGCGACCGCGGTGAAGCCCATCCGCTCGAATAGTTGGCCGAGCGCTTTCGGATCGGGGGCGGTGTATTCGATGAATTCGAAGCCGTCGGTACCGACGGGATTGTCCCAGGTGGGGAATTGCATAGCGTCTCCTAGCCCTCGGCGGGGCATGCGTCTTAGGTGAGTATCTGCGGCAAAGTGTAGCGGGGCGGGCAGGGCGGAAACTTGCGAACTTTGTCGTGTAACGCTACGCTTGCGCAATTTCTCGTCCGCACGAACAGGCAGGGAGGCAGAAAATGGCGCACGTGGAATTGGATGCGATTGACCGGCGCATTCTTGCGATTCTTCAGGAGAACGGGCGCTTGTCGAACCAGGACATCGCCGAGCGGGTGAATCTGTCGCCGAGCCCGTGTCTGCGGCGAATCCGCCGGCTCGAGGAGATGGGCGTGATTACCGGCTATGTCGCGCTGCTCGACCCGCAGAAGCTCGGGCTCGACCTGCTCGCCTACGTGAGCGTGCGCCTGGAGAAGCGCGGCGGCGTCGTGCCCGCGCGCGGCGACGAGACGTCCGCGCGCGCGGGCGCGACGCACGCCGAGTTGTTCCGCGCGGCGGTGCAGGCGTGGCCGGAGGTCGTCGCGTGCCACGCGATGACGGGCGACATGGACTATCTGCTGCGCGTGCAAGTCGAGGACATGGCGCATTTTTCTCGCTTCATGCAGGAGCAGCTGCTGCACCATCCGTCGGTGATCGACGTGAAAACGAGCTTCTCGCTCGAGCGCTTCAAGGAGACGACCGCGCTGCCGATCCGCTGAATCTTGCGTCGCCGAAAAGGAAACGGGCGGCCCGTCGTGGGCCGCCCGTCTTCGTTCCTGCTCGGCGGATGCGAAGCGCCGCGCGTTACGCGGTGAGGCCCGCGGGCAGCAGCGATTCGAAGATCTGCGTCGCGCGTCGCGCCTGGCGCTTGAGCGCGTAGTCGAACACGGCCGCCTGCTCCTGCATCATCTCGGCGATGATCGTCGAGTGGTCGGCGGGCGGCAGCGACAGATACGCATCGGCTTCGCCGTACGCGTACTCGATGCGCATTCCGGACTTCTTCGCGATGTGCATCATCGTCGCGTTGCGCGACAGGCAGTGCATGTACAGCGTCGTGACGTGCGTGTTGCGGCTGCGGATCGCGGCGCGTTCGAACAGCTTCGAGCCGACGCCCTGGCCGCGCGCGCGTTCGAGCACCGACACGCCGAATTCGGCGGTGCGCTTGTCGCCTTCCGCGGGCAGATAGGCGAGATGGCCGACGCCGATCAGTTCGAGCGCGTGGTCGAACACGCCGAACACGGTGTCGCGGCCGAAGTCGATCGTGCGGACGTAATTCTCGATCACGTGATCGGGCACCGCTTGACCGAAGCGCAGCAGACGATCGTCTTCGTCGAGCGCGAGAAAGTGGGTGAGCAGTTGTTGACGGTCGCCGGAAGCCAGTTCCCGAACGAGAACTGGCGCGGGACCGGCGACGCCGACCGCATCGGCAGGGCGAAGGTCTGGCTTGTTCATCGTGGGTTCCTCATAAAGACCGTGCAGCAGAATTGTGCAACGCAGCGCAATTTTAGCTGAACGGCCGTGCGGAGATTGGGGAAAACCCGGATATTCGTGTTGAGGCCGGACTCTAGACTCACTGATTCGAGAGAATAAGTCTATGTTTTTATTGATATTTTAAGGATTTTTGATGGAGGTGTATGCAAAGCGTCGCACTGTTACGTTGGCGCAACGTATGCTGCCCCGCAATAAATCAGACGATTCAGCCGCCCAGGCCGTGCTCGATCATGCCGATCACCTGCTCGGCGAAGTCGCGATAACCGAGGCGGCCGCCCGGCTTCAGCCACGTGAACGTCCAGTTGATCATCCCGAACACCATCATCGTCACGGGCGTCTGGTTGTCCTTCGAGATTCGCTCCGGATACGCGCGCGCGAGCTGGCGCGCGAATGCGGCGACGATGTCGCGCTGGCGGCCGAGGATGATCTGGCGCTGCGTGTCCTCGAGGTACTTCACATCGTTCAGCAGCGCGACGTGGCGGCTGTGCGACGTCTCGTATTCGACGAGGAACGCCTGCACGAGCTCGGCGAACGCTTCGCGCTCGGTGAGCCCGCGCCGCTGGCTCGCGCCCTCGACCTCGGCGATGATCAGCATCAGCCGCTTCGTGTAGCGGTCGAGCAGGTCGAACAGGATCGCTTCCTTGCCCTCGTAATAGTGATAAAGCCGCGCCTTCGACGTGCCGCTCGCGTTCGCGAGGTCGGTCATCGACGTGCTCGGGTAGCTCGTCTGCGCAAACTTGGCGGCGGCGAGATCGAGGATCTGTTCGCGCTGGGATTCGTGATCGGGGGCTCGGGTGCGGGCCATGTGATTCGGTGTGTGATGGATGCGGGGTCGGGTTAGCGGGGGACGGCGACGGCGGGCGCGACGCGCAGCGTCGCCGTCTTCAGATGGTCGATCGAATGGGCGGCGCCCTGCAGCTCGATGCGGCCGGCCGCCGCGAGCTCGCGGCAGCGCCAGAACGCGATCGTGTCGCCGACGAACAGGTGGCCGCGGTCGGCGAACGCCATCACCGCGCCGACCGTGCGCGCGGCGGGACCCCATTCGTCGGGCGCATGCTCGAGCACGAGCGCGTCGATGTCCGCGTAGTGGCCGCTCTTGAACGTATTGCAGATCCAGTAGCGCAGCTCGGCGTTCGCTTGCTTCGCTTCCTGCCATTCGAGCGCGAGCCGGCTGATCCGCAGCACCGAGATCGGCGCCGCTTCCGGCAGCTTCGCGAGGAGCTGGGCGGGCGAGAAGATGCCGGTGGCCGTCGCCTGGTCGGCGCGCAGCCGCACCCACGCTTGCGGATCGTCGATGTCCGCGCTCGACAGCCGCACCTCGTTGAGGCGCTGCGGCGTGTTGCGCAGATGGTAGGCGACGCGCCTTAGCATCAGCTGATCGGCGACGCTGTGCGCGTGCCAGACGACAACCTGGCCCGTGCCGGCCGCGAGCGTCTCGAGTGTCGCGGAGTCGTCGCCGAGCCCGGCCGTCCAGTCCTGCTGCACGTCGCCGATCACGCGCTCCCAGAACGCCGCGCGGACCTCCGGCGTGTCGTCGGCGCCGCGCAGCGGGCCGATCGACAGATCGTCGAACAGCTCGACGACGCTTTCGTCGCGGCCCGCGTCGGCGAGCGCGATGCGAAGAGAAGCGGCGGCGGAGCCGCCCATGGTCACGTGGATGGTGCTCATTGGCCTGTCGTCAACATGAGAAAAGCCGCCCGGGAGCCGGCGCATCGTGCGTCCGGCCCGCGGGCGGCCCCTAGTGTAAGCGAGATGGGCGGCGGCGAGTAACCGCGCGGCAAGACGCCGCCTATCGATCGTCGTAGCTGACGACGACCTTGTCGCTGACCGGATGGCATTGGCAGGTGAGTACGAAGCCGTCGGCGATTTCCTGCGGCTCGAGCGTGTAGTTCTTCTCCATCCGCACCTCGCCTTCGAGCACCTTCGCGCGGCACGTGCAGCACACGCCGCCCTTGCACGCGTACGGCAGCGCGAGGCCCGCGCGTAGCCCGACGTCGAGGAGGCTCACGCCTTCGTACGGCAGGCGCAGCTTGCGCTTCTTGCCGTCGAGCACGATCTCGAGGTCGGCGGCGGGCATGTCGTCGGTGATCTCGACGGCGGGCACGCCCGCCTGCGGCAGCGGCGTGCCGAAGCGCTCGACGTGCACCCGCTCGTGCGGCACGCCGGCCGCGGTGAGCGCGGCCTCGGCGGCATCCATCATCGGCGCCGGGCCGCAGATGAATGCTTCGTCGATCGTCGCGGCGGGCACGAGCGAATCGAGGAACGCCGCGCATTTGGCCTGGTCGAGCACGCCGTTGAACAGCTCGACGTCCTGCAAGTCGTCCGACAGCACGTGATAGAGAACGAATCGATCCATGAAGCGGTTCTTCAGATCCTCGAGTTCCTCGGCGAACATGATCGAGTCGACGCTGCGGTTGCCGTAGATCAGCGTGAACGCGCTCCGCGGCTCGAGCTCGAGCGTCGTCTTGACGATCGCGAGCACGGGCGTGATCCCCGAGCCGCCTGCGAACGCAACGTACTGCTTGCCGTGGTCGGCGTTCAGGTGCGTGAAGAAGCGGCCATCCGGCGTCATCACGTCGATCATATGGCCGGGCTTGAGCGTATCGAACGCAAAGTTCGAGAAGCGGCCGCCGCGCACGCGCTTGATGCCGATGCGCAGCTCGCCGTCGCGATCGTAGTCGGTCGTGCCGACGCAGATCGAGTACGAGCGGCGGGTTTCCTCGCCGTCGACGTGCGCCTTCAGCGTGACGAACTGGCCCTGCGTGAAGCGGTACGCGTCGCGCAGCTCGGGCGGCACCTCGAACGACACCGTGACGGCGTCGGCGGTCTCGGGCCGCACGTCGCGAATGCGCAGTGGATGGAATTGCGGAGTCGCCATATCAATAAGGTTTGAAGTAGTCGAAGGGTTCGCGGCAGTCGACGCAGCGATAGAGCGCCTTGCACGCGGTCGACGCGAACTGCGCGAGCCGCTCGGTGTGCGCGGAGCCGCAGCGTGGACAGATGGGCGCGGCGAGCGGCTTCGGCATGAAGCGCACGACGCGCTGCGCGAGGGCGGTGCCGGTGTCGCCGACGCTGCCGCATTGGCCGACGGGCGGCGCGATGCCATAGGCGCGGAGCTTCTCGCGGGCGTCGGCGGTGATCCAGTCGGTCGTCCATGCGGGCGCGAGCACGGTCACGGTCCGGTGCGGCGCTATACCGGCCCGTCGCAGCGCGGCGTCGATATCTTCCGCGATCTGCTGCATTGCCGGGCAGCCGGAGTAGGTCGGCGTGATGACGACTTCGAGCGTGCCGTCAGCGGCATGGCGCACGTCGCGCAGGATGCCGAGATCGCGGATCGACACGACCGGAATTTCCGGATCGGGCACGGCTTCGAGCGCGACCCATGCGCGGGCGACGAGCGGAGCGTCGCCGTGCGCGGAGGCGGTGCGGCCGTTGCCCGCGCCGTCGATGGCGGTGGTCGTTTGGTCGGAGGCGGATGCGGGGAGGGCTGACATCGTCTGGTTCCGTCGTTCGTCGTTCGTCGCGCCCGGGCTTACCAGGACGCGCCCGGATACTGGCGCGCGACGCTCTGCAGCTCCGCGAGCAGATAGCCCATGTGCTCGGAGTGCTCGCCGCGCTTGCCGGTCGGCACGTATTCGCCGGCCGCAGGCAGCGCGAGCGTCGCCTCGGCGAGCGTCGCATCGACGTCCGCGCGCCACGCCGGCTCGAGCGACGCGATCGCCGGGCCGATGCCGGCCGCGGCCGCCGCGTCGTCGACGGCGTCCGCCGCGAAGAACTCGCGCGTGTATGGCGTCAGATAGTCGAGCGCGGCGAGCGCGCGGCGATGCGACTCATCGGTGCCGTCGCCGAAGCGGATCAGCCATTCGCGCGCGTGGTGCTCGTGATAGCGCGTCTCCTTCAGCGACTTCGCCGCGATCGCCGCGAGCTGCGCGTCGCCCGACGCCTCGAGCGCGCTCCAGACATGCAGCATCAGCGTCGAATAGAAGAAGTTGCGCACGACGGTCACCGCGTAGTCGAGCTCCGCGTGCGCGGTGCCGCAGAGCGGGCCGTAGTGCGGCAGCTCGACGAACGTGTAATTCGCGAATTCGCGCTCGGTGCGGAAGTACGCGTAGTCGTCCTCGGTCCGCGCGGCGCCGGTGAGCTGCCGCTCGAGCTCGGCCGCGTGCGTATACAGCAGGCGCGCCTGGCCGATCAGGTCGAGGCTCATGTTCGTGAGCGCGATGTCTTCCTCGAGGACCGGACCGTGGCCGCACCATTCGGCGTTGCGCTGACCGAGGATCAGCGCGTTGTCGGCGAGGCGCAGCAAGTAGGCGAGGTGTTGTGGGGTCGTCGTCATGGCCTGCCGCTCACATGTGGTTGATTTCGTCGGGCAGCGTGTAGAACGTCGGATGGCGATAGATCTTGTCGCCCGCCGGTTCGAACATCTCGGCCTTTTCGTTCGGATCGGACGCGGTGATCGCCGCCGACGGCACGACCCAGATGCTCACGCCTTCCTGGCGGCGCGTATAGACGTCGCGCGCCATGCGCAGCGCCATCGACGCGTCGGCCGCGTGCAGGCTTCCGCAGTGCTTGTGGTCGAGCCCTTGCTTGCTGCGCACGAAGACTTCCCAGATTGGCCATTCTTTGTTCATCGCTTTCTCCTGAATCTCCTGAATACGGATGGCGGCGTCGCGCTTCGCGCGCGTCATGCCGCTTGCTGCTGCGCACGGCGGCGGCGCTTTTCCTCATGCGCAAGCGCGGCTTCGCGGACCCACGCGCCGTTGTCGTGCGCCTTCACGCGGGTCGCGAGGCGCTCCCTGTTGCACGGGCCGTCGCCGTTGACGACGCGCCAGAATTCGTCCCAGTCGAGCGCGCCGTAGTCGAAATGGCCGCGCGCGTCGTTCCACTTGAGATCGGGGTCGGGCAGCGTGACGCCGAGCACCTTGGCCTGCTCGACCGTTGCGTCGACGAACTTCTGCCGCAGGTCGTCGTTCGAGATCCGCTTGATCCCCCATTTGGCCGACTGGTTGCTGTGGACGGAATTGGCGTCGGGCGGGCCGAACATCATCAGCACGGGCCACCACCAGCGGTTCACTGCGTCCTGCACCATCGCGCGCTGCGCGTCGGTGCCCTTCATCATCGCGAGCAGTGCGTCGAAACCTTGCCGCTGATGGAACGATTCCTCCTTGCAGACGCGGATCATTGCGCGCGCATACGGGCCGTACGTGCAGCGGCAGAGCGGAATCTGGTTCATGATCGCGGCGCCGTCGACGAGCCAACCGATCACGCCGACGTCCGCCCACGTGAGAGTCGGATAATTGAAGATGCTCGAGTACTTGGCCTTGCCCGCGTGCAGTGCGTCGATCAGCGCGTCGCGCGACACTCCGAGCGTTTCCGCGGCGCTATATAGATAGAGACCGTGACCGGCTTCGTCCTGGACCTTTGCGAGCAGGATCGCCTTGCGCTTCAGGCTCGGCGCACGCGTGATCCAGTTGCCTTCCGGCAGCATGCCGACGACTTCCGA harbors:
- the paaC gene encoding 1,2-phenylacetyl-CoA epoxidase subunit PaaC, coding for MTTTPQHLAYLLRLADNALILGQRNAEWCGHGPVLEEDIALTNMSLDLIGQARLLYTHAAELERQLTGAARTEDDYAYFRTEREFANYTFVELPHYGPLCGTAHAELDYAVTVVRNFFYSTLMLHVWSALEASGDAQLAAIAAKSLKETRYHEHHAREWLIRFGDGTDESHRRALAALDYLTPYTREFFAADAVDDAAAAAGIGPAIASLEPAWRADVDATLAEATLALPAAGEYVPTGKRGEHSEHMGYLLAELQSVARQYPGASW
- the paaA gene encoding 1,2-phenylacetyl-CoA epoxidase subunit PaaA is translated as MYTQSLDIPGNVAPLDAAADSSEQAGFDAVIAADGKIEPQDWMPDAYRKTLVRQISQHAHSEVVGMLPEGNWITRAPSLKRKAILLAKVQDEAGHGLYLYSAAETLGVSRDALIDALHAGKAKYSSIFNYPTLTWADVGVIGWLVDGAAIMNQIPLCRCTYGPYARAMIRVCKEESFHQRQGFDALLAMMKGTDAQRAMVQDAVNRWWWPVLMMFGPPDANSVHSNQSAKWGIKRISNDDLRQKFVDATVEQAKVLGVTLPDPDLKWNDARGHFDYGALDWDEFWRVVNGDGPCNRERLATRVKAHDNGAWVREAALAHEEKRRRRAQQQAA
- the paaB gene encoding 1,2-phenylacetyl-CoA epoxidase subunit PaaB, with amino-acid sequence MNKEWPIWEVFVRSKQGLDHKHCGSLHAADASMALRMARDVYTRRQEGVSIWVVPSAAITASDPNEKAEMFEPAGDKIYRHPTFYTLPDEINHM